Below is a genomic region from Ferribacterium limneticum.
ATCCGCCCCGGCCTCTACCTCGGCCGCGCCTACCTCGATAAGGCTTTCGCCCTCAACTTCACGCTCTACGACAAGGCCACCGACGACAAGGCGCGCGAGGAGTTCATCAAGACCGGAGAGGTTCAGCAAGACTGCTGGCCGGGCACTCAGCGGCGGCAAGCAGCTGTCGCCACCGCCAAACCGTGATCCGTGAGTTGGTCATGGAAGCCTGCCATGGACCTGCGCAACGCCCTGCTGGCCAGCCTGCTCGGACTGGCCTGCGGGCCGGGAGCGGTAATGTGGGCGGCGGCTGAAACCACCCGCCCGGCGCCGACCTGGGTGATCGACCCGGCTGTGCCCGGTGAAGATTTGCCCCCCGTCGGCCGCTCGCTGTTCGACCAGCTTTTCGCCGTAGCGCGCAACGGCCAGAGTGCCATCGAACTGCCCTTCCCGTTCACCGCCCTGCTAGCCCGCCTCGATGCCCTGCTGGCATCCGATCCCGGCAGCGCCCTGCCGCCGGCCAAGCGCGTACTTATCCCGCTCGGCCGCTCGCTGCAACGGACCGCGGCGGCGCCGGACTATTTCGCCTATCCCCGGGTGGTTGTTGCGGTCGACTCGGAAAATGGCCCAAATTCGACATTTCTCCTGAAAGACCGCGTCTACCTCGGCTATCAGGAAAAATCAGCCGTGCTCGAAGTAATCAGCTACAACGAAGCGGCCGGCCGCTTCGAATTCCAGCTCGTCAAGGACTACCGGGCCGGCGGCCAGCCGCAGGTCTTCTACGCCAACCGCAAGCTCTGCTTCGCCTGCCATCAGAACGGCTCACCCATTTTCTCGCGCGCCCTGTGGGACGAAACCAACGCCAACCCGCAGATTGCTGCCCTGCTCGCCGCCACCGGCAGGCGTTTCTACGGCATCCCGGTCGACCGCGGCATCGACATTCCCTACGCCATCGACAACGCCACCGAACGCGCCAACGGCTTCGCCCTGAGCCAGAAGTTGTGGCGCGAAGGCTGCGGCGACAACGACATTGCCGCCCGCCGCTGCCGGGCCGGGCTATTCACCGCCGCCCTGCGCCATGCCCTGTCCGGCGGCCAGACCTGGGCCCCGGATGCAGCTTTCGACCAGACGGTAGCCGAGCCGCTGCGCCGCGAATCCCGCCGCCGCTGGCCTGGCGGGCTGGCCATCGGCAACCCCGACATCCCGAATCGCAACCCGCTGCATAAAGTTGCCGACTGGCCCGCCGAACCGGCCGCCCGCATCGCCCATTCCAACGTTGCGGCCCGTTTCGAACCGCTGACCCCGCGCGCTCCTCGGGAAATCTGGCAGGCCGAAGCACCGGGTGCGCTCACCACGCTGGTCGCTGGTTTGGCCGAATTCGTTTCCGCCCCCGAGCGCCGCCAGATCGAGGTGGCCCTCGCCCGGCTTCCCGACATCGCCACGACCCAACTGACAGCACCCTGCCGATTCAGCGCCAACGCCCCGGCCTCGCGCTGGTCGCTAAACTGTACTTCGAGCAATGGACCGAGCCTGGCCGGCACCGTAAACCTGACAGCCGGCCGGCCGAGCAGCGGACAACTGACCCGGCTCACCCTGCCCGGCGGTACCGCCCTGAGCAATCTCGATCTGGTGCCCAGCGGCCCGGCGCCGGCAAACGGAGCGAGCTTCACGCTGCGCCTCGGGCAGCAACTCCCGCGCAGCGCCGAGGGCCATGTGCTTGGCCGGCTGGTGTTCCGCCGTAGCGCCAGCAATCCCACCACGGGTGAGGTGGTGCTCGATATCCGCCAGGATTTCGCCGCCATCGAGCGTGCCATGACGCGACTGGCCGAAGGCCCACAAGGCGAGTCGCTGTTCGCGCCCCAAGCCATTCCTCGGGAAAGCCTGCTGGCAGAACTGCTCGCCGAACTCGGCGCCCCAGCCGCCAAGCCCTGTTGCCAGGCCGCCTTGAACCTGCCCGCGCCGCGACTGGAAGTGCCCTCGGCGGCGCTGGGCAGCCTGGTAACCGCCCCGGTCGAATCGGCGTTACAGGCTTTCTACCCTTACTGCGCGACCTGCCACCAAACTGCCGAAACCTTCCCGCCCAATTTTCTGGCCGGCAATGGCGCGCAGGTGGCAGCCCGTCTGCGCCAGTGCGCGCCGCGCCTTTACGTCCGTCTGGCCATGGCCGATCTGGCGCAGGAACAGCGCGACAAGACGCCGATGCCGCCGGAAAGCATGCTGCCGGCCTTCGCCACCAACAGCGAGCGCTGGCGCAACAGCGCCGCCCGCAAGACCCTGCTCGCCCAGGTCAGCGACTGGCTGCGCGCTGAAAGCGGCCGTCCGCCGAATCTCAACGAATTGCTGGCCGGGGGCTATGAAGCCCTGCGGCCCTGCCTACCCACGCCATAAAGCCAACAAACCAAGGGGAGCACCATGAACGAAGAATTCGAACAGACCCCCAGCCCCTGGAAGCGCCGCTTCCTGATTCTCTTTGTTGTCACCATCGTCATCCCCGGCTTCATCGGCCTGCTGCTCCTCAAGCGCTTTGGCGAGGACATTCCGGTCGACTACGCCAGCCCGACCGAGCACTTCAAATACGGCTCGACCGGCGGCGAGCATGAAATGGGCTTCCCCTACTGGATCTGGAAGGCGCTGCCCGAGGTCTGCCCGCAATATCTGCCGGGCAAGGGCTATCAGTCGCTTGGCATGGTCTATGAAAAGAAGCCTGACGGGAGCGACCGCGATCTGCCGATCGGCACCTCGCAGCGCCGCTTCCAGGGCGTGGACCGCGTCTTCGTCAATTGCGCCGCCTGCCATGTCAGCACCGTCCGCACCGCCCCCAACAAGCCGGCCACCATCGTTCTCGGTATGCCGGCCGCCACCTTCAACATGAAGGGTTTCGAGGAATTCTTCTTCCGCTGCGCCGCCGATCCGAAGTTTTCCAAGGAATACATCCTGCCGGAAATCGAGCGTCAGGGCGGCGATCTCGATCTGCTCGACCGCTACCTCGTCTACCCCATCGCCATCGCCATCATGCGCGACCGGGTGCTCGCCCTGGCCGGGCGTTTCGACTGGGTGTTCAAGCAGCGCGAATGGGGCCCTGGCCGGGTCGATACCTTCAATTCGGCCAAGGTCATTTTCAATTTCCCGATGAGCCATCTCGACCCCAAGGAATTCGACGCCCCGGCTGATTTCCCGTCGATCTGGCGGCAGCGTCAGCGCAAGGAACCGAAGGAAATGCAGCTGCACTGGGACGGCAACAACACGACCGTCGAGGAGCGCAACAAGAGCGCTGCCTTCGGCACGGGGACGACGCCGCCGACCATCGATATCGAACGCATCAAGCGCGTCGAAGCGTGGATCATGGATGCCGAGCCACTTCGTTTTTCGGCTTTTTTTCCGGTTGACCGTGGCATGGCCACCCAGGGCGCACCGATTTACCAAAAGTATTGCGCATCGTGCCACGGCGCCTCGGGCAGCGACTTCAGCGGCGAGTACGTCGGCACCGTCGAACCGCTGGCCAAAATCGGCACCGACCGCCGCCG
It encodes:
- a CDS encoding c-type cytochrome translates to MNEEFEQTPSPWKRRFLILFVVTIVIPGFIGLLLLKRFGEDIPVDYASPTEHFKYGSTGGEHEMGFPYWIWKALPEVCPQYLPGKGYQSLGMVYEKKPDGSDRDLPIGTSQRRFQGVDRVFVNCAACHVSTVRTAPNKPATIVLGMPAATFNMKGFEEFFFRCAADPKFSKEYILPEIERQGGDLDLLDRYLVYPIAIAIMRDRVLALAGRFDWVFKQREWGPGRVDTFNSAKVIFNFPMSHLDPKEFDAPADFPSIWRQRQRKEPKEMQLHWDGNNTTVEERNKSAAFGTGTTPPTIDIERIKRVEAWIMDAEPLRFSAFFPVDRGMATQGAPIYQKYCASCHGASGSDFSGEYVGTVEPLAKIGTDRRRLDSYTYTLAVNQATLYAGYPWRFTHFQKTHGYANMPLDGLWLRAPYLHNGSVPTLRDLLEPAAKRPKAFYRGNDVYDPVKVGFVSNISEAAGKKFFRLDTTVPGNGNGGHEGKAYGTELSAGEKAALVEFLKTF